One Drosophila virilis strain 15010-1051.87 chromosome 5, Dvir_AGI_RSII-ME, whole genome shotgun sequence DNA window includes the following coding sequences:
- the LOC138911313 gene encoding uncharacterized protein, translating into MKWAQLSLNHCEDAQALLTQSIRERNTDVAIICEPYKPIAGSVWWQVNVEKRPCGLSNHRSTRSEQQTTDSPCWKKYQKTLAIARDFNAWAVEWENKETNARRTTLLEEFAALDLGLASDGQKLTYCKAGRGPIIDLTLLSSSLYKLTIWKVSNEFTFSDHRAVHYEIHGRGRRKQQSKTTGPKWKDNSLDDET; encoded by the exons ATGAAGTGGGCACAGCTAAGCCTCAACCACTGCGAGGATGCACAGGCCCTGCTGACACAATCAATACGGGAGAGAAATACGGACGTCGCAATAATCTGCGAGCCATACAAGCCTATCGCTGGAAGTGTCTGGTGGCAAGTAAATGTGGAAAAGCGGCCATGTGGTCTCTCAAATCACCGGTCCACAAGGTCAGAGCAGCAAACGACGGATTC ACCATGCTGGAAGAAATATCAGAAGACGCTCGCCATAGCCAGAGACTTTAACGCCTGGGCCGTGGAATGGGAAAACAAGGAAACTAACGCGAGACGGACCACCCTGCTAGAAGAGTTCGCGGCGCTCGACTTAGGCCTTGCAAGCGACGGGCAGAAGCTCACTTACTGCAAGGCCGGTAGAGGCCCTATTATAGACCTTACCCTGCTCAGCAGCTCACTTTATAAGCTAACTATATGGAAAGTCAGTAATGAATTCACATTCAGCGACCACCGAGCAGTGCATTACGAGATCCACGGGAGAGGACGGAGAAAACAGCAGTCCAAAACAACAGGCCCCAAATGGAAggacaacagcctagacgaCGAAACCTAG